From Falco biarmicus isolate bFalBia1 chromosome 18, bFalBia1.pri, whole genome shotgun sequence, one genomic window encodes:
- the C18H8orf58 gene encoding LOW QUALITY PROTEIN: uncharacterized protein C8orf58 homolog (The sequence of the model RefSeq protein was modified relative to this genomic sequence to represent the inferred CDS: inserted 2 bases in 2 codons), with protein sequence MLRRRGVFSVEPLCGRDGPWETAESCVVRTSASVYRRLQESPRQPPVGMSAWGPPVPPPQSPGRPPAGGRLLESEDSGVEMASNDHSPSTPLGSESSFSLDGFPREKTPLERSGAPSPPAPPRSRSASKKLVQAVLRSRRQRAPGRCPRQLGRRGMDLGIEPARGPPGRAAGGARLAGSLQTAVCPQAVPGQGLRYXEHVCQMLERLARLQQDNRLXRQQATDGRHARPDTTPTQELPGRDAAAWRGEGFRPRSCSDSQAPAPDAELCRRTWGHSASSPSLLDPPESRACAPAPDKDGRSHWGRVKVLLTRLTRRSLRGGRCR encoded by the exons ATGGTCCCTGGGAGACAGCGGAGAGCTGCGTGGTGCGCACCTCCGCCAGCGTGTACCGCCGGCTGCAGGAgagcccccggcagcccccggtgGGGATGAGCGCCTGGGGACCCCCCGTGCCGCCCCCCCAGTCCCCCGGCAGACCCCCGGCGGGCGGGCGTCTCCTGGAGTCGGAGGACTCCGGCGTGGAGATGGCCAGCAATGACCACTCGCCCTCCACTCCCCTGGGCTCTGAGAGCAGCTTCTCCCTTGATGGCTTCCCCCGGGAGAAGACCCCCTTGGAGAGGAGCGGGGCACcgagcccccccgcccccccccgcagccGCTCGGCCAGCAAGAAGCTGGTGCAGGCGGTGCTGCGCAGCAGGAGGCAGCGGGCACCCGGCCGCTGCCCACGCCAGCTCGGCCGGCGTGGGATGGACCTAGGGATAGAACCGGCGCGGGGACCCCCGGGA CgagcggctgggggggctcgGTTGGCTGGTAGCCTTCAAACAGCCGTTTGCCCGCAGGCCGtgccggggcaggggctgcggt CTGAGCACGTCTGCCAGATGCTGGAGCGCCTGGCCCGGCTGCAGCAGGACAACCGGC CTCGGCAGCAGGCGACCGATGGCCGGCACGCCCGCCCTGACACCACG cccacccaggagctgccagggcGGGATGCGGCTGCGTGGAGGGGTGAGGGGTTCCGGCCGCGCTCCTGCTCGGACAGCCAAGCGCCAG cACCCGACGCCGAGCTGTGCCGGAGGACGTGGGGGCActctgccagctcccccagcctgctggacCCCCCCGAGAGCAGGGCGTGCGCCCCGGCACCTGACAAG GACGGCCGCTCGCACTGGGGCCGGGTGAAGGTGCTGCTCACCCGCCTGACCCGCCGCTCGCTGCGGGGCGGTCGATGCAGGTAG